One genomic region from Sulfurimonas sp. hsl 1-7 encodes:
- a CDS encoding DUF3800 domain-containing protein codes for MNIYIDEAGSFVKPEQNKCAISTVGALILPENKTKIIFSKFEALKKKWGFADTEIKGSQLDESQVNSVIEMLSKYNVMFEVVAIDMNLEENDITTEHKLNRAQKLVDSITEEFNENLIQYIHNTKQEIESLPNQLYVQVTLTIELLIQIFQKTTLYYSLRKPKELENFKWMVDAKNMNMTTSEKVWSELILPLAQTRSFEEPLMMLNEGDYSYFFKNRTRGEIPEYLIPHVGERDPNDFSELNSVFSDITFEDSKNNLGIQLADILTTAIRRSMNGNLQKNGWKNFGKVIVMGKKQSITLRSISEEANPDKYETKPPYNEVIGDLNKTTKSI; via the coding sequence ATGAATATTTATATTGATGAAGCAGGTTCTTTTGTCAAACCTGAACAAAATAAATGTGCAATATCAACTGTAGGTGCATTAATTCTACCGGAAAATAAAACGAAAATCATCTTTTCAAAGTTCGAAGCTCTAAAAAAGAAATGGGGCTTTGCAGATACTGAAATTAAAGGGAGTCAACTCGATGAATCTCAGGTAAATAGTGTAATTGAAATGCTTTCAAAATATAATGTTATGTTTGAAGTTGTAGCTATTGATATGAATCTTGAAGAGAACGATATTACGACAGAACATAAGTTAAATAGAGCGCAGAAACTGGTTGATTCCATAACTGAAGAGTTTAATGAAAATTTGATTCAATATATTCATAATACGAAACAAGAGATTGAGTCACTTCCCAATCAACTATATGTACAAGTAACTTTGACAATTGAACTTTTAATACAAATATTTCAAAAAACAACATTATATTATTCATTGAGAAAACCAAAAGAATTAGAAAATTTCAAATGGATGGTTGATGCAAAAAATATGAATATGACTACTTCTGAAAAGGTTTGGTCTGAACTAATTTTACCACTAGCCCAAACAAGATCTTTTGAAGAACCATTAATGATGCTCAATGAAGGTGACTATAGTTATTTTTTTAAAAATCGAACTAGAGGTGAGATTCCAGAGTATTTGATTCCACATGTAGGTGAGAGAGATCCGAATGATTTCTCTGAACTTAATTCTGTTTTTTCTGATATAACATTTGAAGATTCCAAAAATAATCTTGGAATCCAATTAGCAGATATTTTAACTACTGCAATTCGTAGAAGTATGAATGGAAACTTACAAAAAAATGGTTGGAAAAACTTTGGAAAAGTCATTGTAATGGGAAAAAAACAATCTATTACACTTAGAAGCATTAGTGAAGAAGCGAATCCTGATAAATATGAAACTAAACCGCCATACAATGAAGTTATAGGAGATTTAAATAAGACTACAAAGTCTATATAA
- a CDS encoding DsrE family protein, with translation MKKIIVLLFAFITSIMADEAVKKVVFDFTSGDLNVFEKKILSGIVHQKNYYEGKLQELQVAVVIHGDAYKLFVKNLQNTQYKNDAALAAKQSEYAKRLESLTDTYEVEFYMCEVGRKAKKLEKNDIYSFMNYVPNSTIGLINKQSEGYAYIPIAR, from the coding sequence ATGAAAAAAATTATTGTTTTACTTTTTGCATTCATCACATCAATAATGGCTGATGAAGCTGTAAAAAAAGTTGTATTTGATTTTACAAGCGGTGATCTAAATGTATTTGAGAAAAAGATTCTCTCAGGTATAGTGCACCAAAAAAATTATTATGAGGGGAAACTGCAAGAGCTTCAGGTTGCTGTAGTTATCCATGGAGATGCTTACAAGTTATTTGTAAAAAACTTACAAAACACTCAATATAAAAATGATGCTGCCCTAGCAGCTAAACAAAGTGAATACGCTAAAAGACTCGAATCGCTTACAGATACTTACGAAGTTGAGTTTTATATGTGTGAAGTGGGGCGTAAAGCGAAGAAGCTTGAAAAAAACGATATTTATAGCTTTATGAACTATGTTCCTAACTCCACTATAGGACTTATAAACAAACAAAGCGAAGGGTATGCTTATATCCCTATCGCGCGTTAA
- a CDS encoding SDR family NAD(P)-dependent oxidoreductase: protein MKILITGASSGLGAELARQYAEEENELILLARREDKLQQLQQELLPQCKDIKLIIVDVTHFKELQEQLRTITALDMVILNAGISLGHSHTQTPTIEEFKNLYNVNVLSNHAILEVLLPIFTKQKSGKIVFISSLASLFSMPSSKVYSSSKRALNAYAEGLRYKYTPMGIKVINILPGFIKSELTDKNDFHMPFLLETKEGVARIKKAIQRNKTEYAFPRRFYYFIRFLNLLPTFLSQIIVNIFNAR, encoded by the coding sequence ATGAAAATTTTAATTACTGGAGCGAGTTCAGGTTTAGGTGCCGAACTTGCACGCCAGTATGCAGAAGAAGAAAACGAACTTATACTTCTCGCACGAAGAGAAGACAAACTGCAACAACTCCAACAAGAATTACTTCCTCAATGTAAAGATATAAAACTCATTATTGTCGATGTAACACACTTTAAAGAGCTGCAAGAGCAACTACGTACCATAACGGCTTTAGATATGGTTATTTTAAATGCAGGTATCTCATTAGGTCATTCCCATACACAAACACCTACAATAGAAGAGTTTAAAAATCTGTACAATGTAAATGTTTTATCAAATCATGCAATCTTAGAAGTGCTCTTACCGATTTTTACAAAACAAAAATCTGGGAAGATCGTATTTATCTCATCATTAGCATCACTTTTCTCTATGCCGAGTTCTAAAGTGTATTCATCATCAAAAAGAGCTTTAAACGCTTATGCTGAGGGGTTGCGATACAAGTATACCCCAATGGGGATAAAGGTGATCAATATTTTGCCTGGATTTATTAAAAGTGAACTTACCGATAAGAATGATTTTCATATGCCGTTTTTGCTGGAAACGAAAGAGGGAGTGGCAAGGATAAAAAAAGCGATCCAGAGAAATAAAACAGAGTATGCTTTTCCTCGTAGATTTTATTATTTTATCCGCTTTTTAAATCTTTTGCCGACGTTTTTAAGTCAAATTATTGTAAATATTTTTAACGCGCGATAG
- a CDS encoding homoserine dehydrogenase, with amino-acid sequence MIKVGIIGVGTVGTSVANILKDNADVISARAGHDIVVKSGVVKNLAKDRGLDIILTDNVDDVLNDDEIDVVVELMGGVEEPFEVVKRALKSGKAVVTANKALLAYHRYELQEIAQDLAFEYEASVAGGIPIINALRDGLSANHIESMMGIMNGTCNYMMTKMTNEGVDYDAILKESQELGYAEADPSFDVGGYDAAHKLLILASIAYGIDAKPEDILIEGIENVTQDDISFAKEFGYAIKLLGIAKKTGSEVELRVHACLIKKDEMIAKIDGVMNGISVVGDKVGETLYYGPGAGGDATASAVVANIIDIARSGKSRPMLGFDRPMEGKALTLKSVEQIESKYYLRINVSDKAGVLARVTKLFEDNNISIETILQRPADNISANLLISTHIAVEKDVQKMIKDLEAQEFVHVKPVMIRIV; translated from the coding sequence GTGATCAAAGTCGGAATCATAGGTGTTGGAACTGTAGGAACTAGTGTAGCGAATATCTTAAAGGACAATGCAGATGTGATTTCAGCTCGTGCAGGGCATGACATTGTTGTAAAAAGCGGTGTTGTTAAAAATCTTGCTAAAGACAGAGGTTTAGATATTATCTTGACTGATAACGTTGATGATGTCCTTAATGATGATGAGATTGACGTTGTAGTAGAGCTTATGGGCGGCGTTGAAGAGCCGTTTGAAGTTGTAAAACGCGCACTAAAATCGGGTAAAGCGGTTGTAACTGCAAATAAAGCTCTTTTAGCTTACCACAGATATGAACTTCAAGAGATAGCACAAGATTTAGCGTTTGAGTATGAAGCGAGTGTAGCGGGTGGTATTCCAATCATTAATGCGCTTCGTGACGGTCTTTCTGCAAATCACATAGAATCTATGATGGGTATCATGAACGGTACTTGTAATTATATGATGACAAAGATGACGAACGAGGGTGTTGACTATGATGCAATCCTTAAAGAGTCACAAGAGTTAGGGTATGCTGAAGCTGATCCGAGTTTTGATGTAGGCGGGTATGATGCTGCACACAAGCTTCTTATTTTAGCTTCAATTGCGTATGGAATCGATGCAAAACCAGAGGATATCTTGATCGAGGGTATCGAGAATGTTACTCAAGATGATATCTCTTTTGCTAAAGAGTTCGGGTATGCGATCAAGCTTCTTGGAATTGCTAAAAAAACAGGAAGTGAAGTTGAACTTCGTGTACATGCATGTCTGATCAAAAAAGATGAGATGATTGCAAAAATCGACGGTGTAATGAACGGTATCTCTGTTGTAGGAGATAAAGTTGGTGAGACACTTTACTACGGACCGGGAGCTGGCGGTGATGCTACAGCTTCAGCGGTAGTTGCAAATATTATTGATATTGCAAGAAGCGGGAAATCACGTCCAATGCTTGGATTTGACCGTCCTATGGAAGGTAAAGCACTTACTCTTAAATCTGTAGAGCAGATCGAGTCAAAATATTATCTTCGTATAAACGTAAGTGACAAAGCAGGTGTACTTGCACGTGTTACAAAACTGTTTGAAGATAACAATATCTCAATTGAGACTATTCTACAGCGCCCTGCAGATAACATCTCTGCAAACCTACTTATCTCAACGCATATTGCTGTTGAAAAAGATGTGCAAAAAATGATCAAAGATCTTGAAGCACAAGAGTTTGTACATGTAAAACCTGTAATGATCAGGATAGTATAA
- a CDS encoding LL-diaminopimelate aminotransferase has product MFDEFKFNRVERLPKYVFAEVNEIKMAERRAGKDVIDFSMGNPDGDTPEHIREKLVESAQKTKTHGYSTSKGIPKLLQAIADWYERRYDCKLDPETECVATMGSKEGYAHLTYAITNPGDVAVVPDPTYPIHEYSFILAGGNVIKFGIEFDKHYRLDEDKFFENLEKVFKESSPKPKYVLVNFPHNPTTATVTQEFYARLVAMAKEKRFYVISDIAYGDITFDGYKTPSIMSVPGAKDVAVESFTLSKSYNMAGWRVGFFVGNKKLIGALQKIKSWLDYGMFTPIQVAATVALNGDQQCVRDITEKYNHRQEVLIEAFERSGWHIEKNEASMFSWAKIPDCAAHLGSLEFSKRLLVEAGVAVAPGIGFGEYGEGYVRIALIENDNRIRQAARNIKEFLKQFDGCKDNK; this is encoded by the coding sequence ATGTTTGACGAGTTTAAATTTAATAGAGTTGAAAGACTTCCTAAGTATGTGTTTGCTGAGGTAAACGAGATAAAAATGGCAGAGCGCCGTGCAGGAAAAGATGTAATTGACTTTTCTATGGGAAACCCCGACGGTGACACGCCTGAACACATCCGTGAAAAGCTGGTAGAATCAGCCCAAAAAACTAAAACACACGGATACTCTACATCAAAAGGTATTCCTAAACTACTTCAAGCTATTGCAGACTGGTATGAAAGAAGATACGACTGTAAACTTGACCCTGAGACTGAATGTGTAGCTACAATGGGTTCAAAAGAGGGATATGCTCACCTAACGTATGCGATTACAAATCCAGGTGACGTAGCAGTTGTTCCGGACCCTACATATCCTATCCATGAATATTCTTTTATTTTAGCGGGTGGAAATGTTATTAAATTCGGAATTGAATTTGACAAACACTATCGTCTTGATGAGGACAAATTTTTTGAGAACTTAGAGAAAGTTTTCAAAGAGAGTTCTCCAAAACCAAAATATGTGCTTGTAAACTTCCCGCATAATCCGACTACTGCAACAGTTACACAGGAGTTTTATGCAAGACTTGTAGCTATGGCAAAAGAGAAAAGATTTTACGTAATCTCTGATATCGCATATGGTGATATCACTTTTGACGGTTATAAAACACCATCAATTATGAGTGTACCGGGTGCAAAAGATGTAGCGGTTGAATCTTTCACACTAAGTAAATCATACAATATGGCTGGATGGCGTGTAGGTTTCTTTGTAGGAAATAAAAAACTTATCGGTGCACTGCAAAAAATTAAATCGTGGTTAGACTACGGTATGTTTACACCTATTCAGGTGGCGGCAACCGTAGCACTAAACGGTGATCAGCAATGTGTAAGAGATATCACTGAAAAATATAATCACCGTCAAGAGGTGCTTATAGAAGCGTTTGAGCGTTCAGGATGGCATATAGAGAAAAATGAAGCGAGTATGTTCAGCTGGGCAAAAATTCCGGATTGTGCTGCACATTTAGGCTCTTTAGAATTCTCAAAACGTTTACTTGTTGAAGCAGGTGTAGCGGTAGCTCCGGGAATCGGTTTTGGAGAGTACGGTGAAGGGTATGTTCGTATCGCACTTATCGAAAATGACAACCGTATTCGCCAAGCAGCAAGAAATATCAAAGAGTTTTTAAAACAGTTTGATGGATGTAAGGATAATAAGTGA